A portion of the Oscillospiraceae bacterium genome contains these proteins:
- a CDS encoding OFA family MFS transporter, with the protein MKITKMTRWRVFAGVWIQSLFTSATAFFSLFALPLTSQFGWSSADFSMAYTIYMFVYCAMGFVGGLLAEKLQPRVAIYLGLSFFAAGWFLTGFASSIPQLYLFYGVMAGAGAGTIYPACLPTALKWFPDKSGSISGLVQAGASCGPFIMSPIAQWLISTYGAQMACRILAVIFLIGVGAVAWMIIPCPEGWIPEGWKPTATQAKELHAKNYNIPEMVKTPVFWVMLIMFIFANAAGTMMVSATSPIAQNQIGQSAMTAAMCVSIMTLANMCGRISFGFIYDKLKGWNSLILVLVLNGLSMCMLTVAKNLPYFIVCICLVGFSFGGLPVVFAPIVKTVFGSKFYNRNYGLIFIGYGIGAFVGPKISASFYDSTGSYVAGYLGSAILAAAAVLLVFTAKKLTASMQAANEKA; encoded by the coding sequence ATGAAAATCACAAAAATGACACGTTGGCGTGTGTTTGCAGGTGTCTGGATCCAGAGCCTGTTTACCTCCGCCACCGCCTTTTTCAGTCTGTTCGCCCTGCCGCTTACCAGCCAGTTCGGATGGAGCAGCGCCGACTTCAGCATGGCGTACACCATTTATATGTTCGTCTACTGCGCTATGGGCTTTGTCGGCGGATTACTGGCAGAAAAACTCCAGCCCCGGGTGGCCATCTATCTGGGCCTTTCCTTCTTTGCAGCAGGCTGGTTCCTCACCGGTTTTGCTTCTTCCATTCCGCAGTTGTACCTGTTCTACGGCGTCATGGCAGGTGCAGGTGCAGGCACCATTTACCCCGCCTGCCTGCCCACTGCGCTGAAATGGTTCCCGGATAAGAGCGGCTCCATCTCCGGCCTTGTGCAGGCTGGTGCCTCCTGCGGTCCCTTCATCATGTCGCCGATTGCTCAGTGGCTCATCAGCACCTACGGTGCCCAGATGGCCTGCCGCATTCTGGCCGTCATCTTCCTCATCGGCGTGGGTGCTGTAGCATGGATGATCATCCCCTGCCCGGAGGGCTGGATTCCCGAAGGCTGGAAGCCAACCGCAACCCAGGCGAAGGAGCTCCACGCCAAGAACTACAACATCCCGGAAATGGTCAAAACCCCGGTGTTCTGGGTGATGCTGATCATGTTCATCTTTGCAAATGCCGCCGGTACCATGATGGTCAGCGCCACCTCCCCTATCGCACAGAATCAGATTGGTCAGTCTGCCATGACGGCTGCCATGTGCGTCAGCATTATGACCCTTGCCAATATGTGCGGTCGCATCAGCTTTGGCTTTATCTACGATAAGCTCAAGGGCTGGAATTCCCTGATCCTTGTTCTGGTGCTCAACGGCCTGTCCATGTGTATGCTGACCGTCGCAAAGAACCTGCCCTACTTCATCGTCTGCATCTGCCTTGTGGGCTTCTCCTTTGGCGGTCTGCCGGTGGTGTTTGCCCCCATCGTCAAGACGGTGTTTGGTTCCAAGTTCTACAACCGGAACTACGGTCTTATCTTTATCGGCTACGGCATCGGTGCCTTTGTCGGACCCAAAATCAGCGCCAGCTTCTACGACAGCACCGGTTCTTACGTGGCCGGTTATCTCGGTTCCGCCATTCTGGCTGCTGCTGCCGTTCTTCTCGTCTTTACCGCAAAGAAGCTCACCGCTTCCATGCAGGCAGCAAATGAAAAAGCCTAA
- a CDS encoding SDR family oxidoreductase: protein MERKVVLITGGAMGQGKAHALKFAQNGFDVVLADMQDPEGETFKETVAEIEATGAKALAVKCNICSDEDMQNLFAKAWETFGRLDVVIANAGVINFGYTWELTDAQVEKVINIDLIGTWRTDKYAALYMRKQGFGRIINISSTSGMYGTPQLATYCMAKWGVRGLTKTLAQELKGTGIVVNDVCPTKVKTPMCETESYVKFINDLTGKDFKNWQEMYEGVPFLEVEDISDMVYWLGTSRAAGKFSGRDLGLDLGTLQQ from the coding sequence ATGGAACGAAAAGTAGTTTTGATCACGGGCGGCGCAATGGGTCAGGGCAAAGCACACGCCCTGAAGTTTGCACAGAACGGTTTTGATGTTGTTCTGGCCGATATGCAGGATCCCGAAGGCGAAACCTTCAAGGAGACCGTGGCAGAGATCGAAGCCACCGGTGCAAAGGCACTGGCTGTCAAGTGCAATATCTGCTCAGACGAGGATATGCAGAACCTTTTTGCAAAGGCATGGGAGACCTTTGGTCGTCTGGATGTGGTCATTGCCAACGCCGGTGTCATCAACTTTGGCTACACCTGGGAACTGACCGACGCACAGGTGGAAAAGGTCATCAACATCGACCTGATCGGCACCTGGCGCACGGATAAGTACGCTGCGCTCTATATGCGCAAGCAGGGCTTTGGACGCATCATCAACATTTCTTCCACCTCCGGCATGTACGGCACGCCGCAGCTTGCCACCTACTGCATGGCAAAGTGGGGCGTGCGTGGTCTGACCAAAACGCTGGCACAGGAGCTGAAGGGCACCGGCATCGTGGTCAACGATGTCTGCCCCACCAAGGTCAAGACCCCCATGTGCGAGACCGAGAGCTACGTCAAGTTCATCAACGACCTGACCGGCAAAGACTTCAAGAACTGGCAGGAGATGTACGAGGGCGTCCCCTTCCTTGAGGTGGAGGACATCTCCGATATGGTCTACTGGCTGGGCACCAGCCGTGCCGCTGGCAAGTTCAGCGGCCGGGATCTGGGTCTGGACCTCGGCACGCTGCAGCAGTAA
- a CDS encoding LysR family transcriptional regulator has product MNLDHLRYFEVLAQLEHYGKAAEKLHISQPNLTYAVSQIEQELGAPLFEKAGRSIRLTRYGHEFLRVVKSSLDVLDSGTRTVREASQNGGLILLGSIRTLGTTLVPDLMRDFQAQTDLDVRFQLRSENGFSASLLKAVEEKRLDFCFTSSPGNAAVFESFSFHRKPFVVITPLGHPLSSRQSVALQDTLPYPQICFASCSGLRKNVDALFSQIHAAPTVAMETEEDAVIAGLVASGFGIAVLPDDPLFQSLPLTVLPLTSPNPGRMAYLSRRRGICLPDAAEQFWQFCHKQLAR; this is encoded by the coding sequence GTGAATTTGGATCATCTGCGCTATTTTGAAGTTCTGGCTCAACTGGAACATTACGGCAAAGCAGCGGAAAAGCTTCATATCAGTCAGCCAAATCTGACCTATGCGGTCTCGCAAATCGAGCAGGAATTGGGCGCTCCGCTCTTTGAAAAAGCCGGACGCAGCATCCGCCTGACACGCTACGGACACGAATTTCTTCGTGTTGTCAAAAGCTCGCTGGATGTTCTGGACAGCGGAACACGGACTGTACGGGAAGCCAGTCAGAACGGGGGACTGATTCTGCTGGGAAGTATCCGCACATTGGGAACAACACTTGTCCCCGACCTGATGCGGGATTTTCAGGCGCAGACAGATCTTGATGTCCGCTTTCAGCTCCGCAGCGAGAACGGATTCAGCGCAAGCCTGCTCAAAGCCGTAGAGGAAAAACGGTTGGATTTTTGTTTCACGTCCTCACCGGGCAACGCCGCCGTCTTTGAGTCCTTTTCCTTTCACCGGAAGCCCTTTGTGGTGATCACTCCGTTGGGACACCCACTGAGCAGCAGACAGAGCGTGGCGTTACAGGATACCCTGCCGTATCCGCAGATATGTTTTGCATCCTGTTCCGGTCTGCGCAAAAATGTGGATGCGCTTTTCAGTCAGATCCATGCAGCACCAACGGTTGCCATGGAAACGGAGGAGGACGCAGTCATTGCAGGGTTGGTGGCATCTGGCTTTGGAATCGCCGTGCTACCGGATGATCCGCTGTTCCAAAGCCTTCCATTGACGGTTTTGCCTCTTACTTCCCCGAACCCTGGGCGCATGGCCTATCTGTCCCGCCGCCGTGGCATCTGTCTGCCGGACGCTGCCGAACAATTCTGGCAGTTCTGCCACAAGCAGCTTGCCCGGTGA
- a CDS encoding helix-turn-helix domain-containing protein — protein sequence MNTLLGQRIREQRKEKGWTIEQFAERVDLSTNYVGDLERGVKMPKLETFIRIVEVLDVSADVLIRDSVASASHVVDDELCKKLSQLTPGQKKAAIDILNAYTDNIPYITK from the coding sequence ATGAATACGCTTTTGGGTCAACGAATACGAGAGCAGCGCAAGGAAAAAGGCTGGACGATTGAGCAATTTGCAGAACGGGTCGACTTGTCGACAAATTATGTTGGAGACTTAGAGCGCGGAGTGAAAATGCCTAAACTGGAAACCTTTATCCGAATCGTCGAGGTGCTGGACGTATCTGCCGATGTGCTGATCCGGGATTCGGTTGCATCTGCTTCCCATGTGGTAGATGATGAACTGTGCAAAAAGTTGAGCCAGCTCACGCCGGGGCAGAAGAAAGCCGCCATTGACATCCTGAATGCGTACACAGACAATATCCCCTATATCACAAAATAA
- a CDS encoding methyltransferase domain-containing protein, translating into MSFFENTRKPVGFGGKIMVAMMNLGHSAVARWGLQFLNTAPDAKVLDCGCGGGANIRRLLKKCPQGIVKGIDYSPVSVEKSKKVNDVAIAEGRCAVLQGSVADMMFTDNWFDAVTAFETVYFWPDLPRCFREVYRVLKVGGTFLICNEANGDTDKDERWTEIIGGMTIYKDTELKAYLEQAGFHEVRIHKKKGWLCVSAQK; encoded by the coding sequence ATGTCATTCTTTGAAAATACCCGCAAGCCCGTGGGTTTTGGCGGGAAAATTATGGTCGCCATGATGAATCTCGGTCACAGCGCCGTGGCCCGGTGGGGGCTTCAATTTCTGAATACTGCGCCGGACGCCAAGGTGCTGGACTGCGGCTGCGGCGGTGGGGCGAACATCCGACGGCTGCTGAAAAAATGCCCACAGGGCATCGTCAAGGGCATCGACTATTCGCCCGTCAGCGTGGAGAAGTCGAAAAAGGTCAACGACGTCGCCATCGCGGAGGGTCGCTGCGCCGTTTTGCAAGGCAGCGTGGCAGATATGATGTTTACGGACAACTGGTTCGATGCGGTGACGGCCTTTGAAACCGTCTATTTCTGGCCTGATCTGCCTCGGTGCTTCCGGGAGGTTTACCGGGTGCTGAAGGTCGGCGGGACATTTCTCATCTGCAACGAAGCAAACGGCGACACGGACAAGGACGAGAGGTGGACGGAGATCATCGGTGGCATGACCATCTATAAGGACACCGAGCTGAAGGCGTATCTGGAGCAGGCGGGCTTTCACGAGGTGCGGATACACAAAAAGAAAGGCTGGCTCTGCGTCTCAGCGCAGAAATGA
- a CDS encoding class I SAM-dependent methyltransferase — MKERKTFWDKNAGRYDRFMRKDRAAYEEMYKLIRPVVKAKTVLELATGTGLIAKHIVNAAAHIEATDASAEMITEAKRDNHSAKLHFSVQDMFRLPYADKSFDVVIVSNALHIVPQPEKALQEIKRVLKEDGVLIAPTFTHAGNSFSGKVKAFFMKLAGFPLHSRWTSEEYLRFLRQNDWTVRKSAVLKASFPLTYAECVKMEV, encoded by the coding sequence ATGAAAGAACGAAAGACCTTCTGGGACAAAAATGCCGGTCGTTACGACCGCTTTATGCGAAAGGATCGGGCGGCATACGAAGAGATGTATAAGCTGATCCGGCCGGTGGTGAAAGCCAAAACGGTGCTGGAGCTGGCGACCGGCACGGGACTGATTGCAAAGCACATTGTGAACGCGGCAGCGCACATCGAGGCGACGGATGCCTCTGCGGAGATGATTACCGAGGCCAAGCGTGATAACCACTCTGCCAAGCTGCACTTTTCCGTGCAGGATATGTTCCGCCTGCCCTATGCGGATAAGTCCTTTGATGTGGTGATCGTGTCCAATGCGCTGCACATCGTGCCGCAGCCGGAAAAAGCCCTGCAAGAAATCAAGCGGGTGCTGAAAGAGGACGGCGTGCTCATTGCGCCGACCTTCACCCACGCGGGAAACTCGTTTTCCGGCAAGGTCAAGGCATTTTTCATGAAGCTGGCTGGCTTCCCTCTCCACAGCAGATGGACGAGCGAGGAATACCTGCGTTTCCTGCGGCAAAACGACTGGACGGTGCGGAAAAGCGCTGTCCTGAAAGCCTCGTTCCCGCTGACCTATGCCGAGTGTGTAAAAATGGAGGTGTGA
- a CDS encoding ferritin has protein sequence MNANVSKLLNEQINKEFYSAYLYLDFANYYAAVGLDGFENWYRVQAQEERDHAMLFYQYLQNNGEGVTFEAIAKPEWERVDHMTPLKKALEHEKLVTASIDAIYAAAHEVRDFRTMQTLDWFIKEQGEEEKNAADLITKMELFGGDSKGLYMLNSELKARVYTAPSLVL, from the coding sequence ATGAACGCAAACGTATCTAAGCTGCTCAACGAGCAGATCAATAAGGAGTTCTACTCCGCCTATCTGTATCTGGACTTTGCCAACTACTACGCCGCCGTCGGACTGGACGGCTTTGAGAACTGGTACCGGGTACAGGCGCAGGAGGAACGGGATCACGCCATGCTGTTTTATCAGTATTTGCAGAATAACGGCGAGGGCGTCACCTTTGAGGCTATCGCAAAGCCGGAGTGGGAGCGAGTCGATCACATGACCCCGCTGAAAAAGGCACTGGAGCACGAGAAGCTGGTCACCGCCAGCATCGATGCCATCTACGCCGCCGCACACGAGGTCAGGGACTTCCGTACCATGCAGACGCTGGACTGGTTCATCAAGGAACAGGGCGAGGAGGAGAAGAACGCCGCCGACCTCATTACCAAGATGGAGCTGTTCGGCGGTGACAGCAAGGGGCTGTATATGCTAAACAGCGAGCTGAAGGCACGGGTCTACACCGCGCCCTCGCTGGTGCTGTAA
- the trxB gene encoding thioredoxin-disulfide reductase, whose protein sequence is MNNNHVYDMLVVGGGPGGYTAALYAARAGLDTVVLEKLSAGGQMALTEQIDNYPGFENGIDGFSLAENMQKQAERFGARSEYAEVLRMDLTAVPKLVETSEGIFLGKTVVLATGADPRTLGVAGETELLGRGVAYCAACDGMFYKGKTVVVVGGGNSAAADALLLSRVAKKVILVHRRDTLRATKIYHEPLAQAENVEFRWNSVVSALLSGDRLTGVRLRDTVTGEESVVDCDGVFVSVGRQPATALAVGQLALDGGGYIVAGETTETSVPGVYAVGDVRTKPLRQVVTAVADGAVAVHMAEKYIAGNR, encoded by the coding sequence ATGAACAACAATCATGTTTATGATATGCTCGTGGTGGGCGGTGGCCCGGGCGGCTACACCGCCGCCCTGTACGCGGCACGGGCGGGGCTGGATACCGTCGTGCTGGAAAAGCTGTCTGCTGGCGGGCAGATGGCCCTGACCGAGCAGATCGACAACTACCCCGGCTTTGAGAACGGGATCGACGGCTTCTCTCTGGCGGAGAATATGCAAAAGCAGGCGGAGCGTTTTGGGGCACGCAGCGAATACGCGGAAGTTCTCCGCATGGATCTGACGGCGGTTCCCAAGCTCGTGGAGACCAGCGAGGGGATCTTCCTGGGGAAAACCGTGGTGCTGGCCACCGGCGCAGACCCCAGAACGCTGGGCGTTGCCGGAGAGACGGAGCTGTTGGGCCGGGGCGTGGCCTACTGCGCCGCCTGCGACGGGATGTTTTACAAGGGCAAAACGGTGGTCGTGGTGGGCGGCGGCAATTCCGCCGCGGCAGATGCCCTCCTTCTCAGCCGCGTGGCGAAAAAAGTGATCCTCGTCCACCGCAGAGACACCCTGCGGGCCACCAAGATCTATCACGAGCCGCTGGCACAGGCCGAAAACGTGGAATTCCGTTGGAACAGCGTCGTTTCTGCGCTGCTTTCCGGGGACAGGCTGACCGGCGTCCGCCTGCGGGACACCGTCACCGGTGAGGAAAGCGTGGTGGACTGCGACGGCGTATTTGTCAGCGTGGGCCGACAGCCCGCCACGGCGCTGGCGGTGGGTCAACTGGCGCTGGACGGCGGCGGCTATATCGTGGCCGGAGAGACCACGGAAACCAGTGTTCCCGGCGTATACGCCGTGGGCGACGTGAGGACGAAGCCCCTCCGTCAGGTGGTCACCGCCGTGGCGGACGGCGCGGTGGCAGTCCACATGGCGGAGAAATATATCGCGGGAAACCGATAA
- a CDS encoding thioredoxin family protein, producing MAAMNMNQEQFKQLIREEKPVLVDFWAPWCSYCRRIGPAYEKIGEEYADSLAVGKINIDEEPRLAGAEGIEDIPTLVLYRNGKAVDSITAPGSKAEIDRFIQEALAK from the coding sequence ATGGCAGCTATGAATATGAATCAGGAGCAGTTTAAGCAGTTGATCCGGGAGGAAAAGCCTGTTTTGGTGGATTTCTGGGCGCCCTGGTGCAGCTATTGCCGGAGGATCGGCCCTGCGTATGAGAAGATTGGAGAGGAATACGCGGACAGCCTTGCCGTCGGCAAAATCAACATTGACGAGGAGCCGCGGCTGGCGGGGGCCGAGGGGATCGAGGACATCCCAACTCTGGTGCTGTACCGGAACGGAAAGGCCGTGGATTCCATCACCGCGCCCGGCTCAAAGGCAGAAATCGACCGTTTCATTCAGGAAGCCTTGGCGAAATAA